Proteins encoded in a region of the Stieleria neptunia genome:
- the hemA gene encoding glutamyl-tRNA reductase — protein sequence MKLQMIGCSHHDAAVEFRERVAFSGNQIDSALDEFRRRYPKGELVLLSTCNRTELYTTTDEEFELDREAVIRFLAEQHHLPADDVVEQMIYRSGHDAVEHLFTVASSLDSMVIGESQILSQVKQAYDLARQSGSAGPLTHAVFQAANHAAKRVQNETEIHRRRVSVPSVAVGEVVPEVFDSLVGKRVLICGAGEMGEETLRYLIQAGADDVVVLNRSLERAKTLAESFSIQYAPWETLLDQVVQADLMVGTTAATEPILTYQQYEKLRPQRRDRVLLVLDLAVPRDFDAALDEFPNLYLYQIDDLQAACQRNRHEREKEWPKAQRIITEETQRLLVNLNHRATGPVIKRLREHAQQIKHDELERLLPKLRALGGEPAMQKEIEKSLDRLINKLLHPPLSSLKEDAAEGHQKGLVKALRELFRLGD from the coding sequence ATGAAGCTGCAGATGATCGGCTGTAGCCACCATGACGCGGCCGTCGAATTTCGCGAACGGGTCGCTTTTTCCGGTAATCAAATCGATTCGGCCTTGGATGAATTTCGCCGGCGTTATCCCAAGGGCGAACTGGTGCTGTTGAGCACCTGCAATCGGACCGAGTTGTACACGACGACCGACGAAGAGTTCGAGCTGGACCGCGAGGCGGTGATCCGTTTTCTCGCCGAACAACATCATCTGCCCGCCGACGACGTGGTCGAACAGATGATTTATCGCAGCGGGCACGACGCGGTCGAGCACCTGTTCACGGTGGCGTCGAGTTTGGACAGCATGGTGATCGGCGAATCACAAATCCTTTCGCAGGTCAAACAGGCTTACGATTTAGCCCGCCAATCGGGGTCGGCCGGTCCGCTCACCCACGCGGTGTTTCAAGCGGCCAACCACGCGGCCAAACGGGTGCAAAACGAAACCGAAATCCACCGCCGGCGGGTCAGCGTTCCCAGCGTGGCGGTGGGCGAAGTGGTTCCCGAGGTGTTCGATTCGCTGGTCGGCAAGCGGGTGCTGATTTGCGGTGCCGGCGAGATGGGCGAAGAAACGCTTCGCTACTTGATCCAAGCCGGCGCCGACGATGTGGTGGTGCTGAACCGCTCGCTGGAACGCGCCAAGACGTTAGCCGAATCGTTCTCGATTCAGTACGCCCCCTGGGAAACCTTGCTGGATCAAGTGGTGCAAGCCGACTTGATGGTGGGCACCACGGCGGCCACCGAACCGATTTTGACCTACCAGCAATACGAAAAACTTCGTCCGCAGCGACGTGACCGCGTGCTATTGGTGCTGGACCTGGCCGTGCCACGCGATTTCGACGCCGCACTGGATGAGTTTCCGAACCTGTATCTGTACCAGATCGACGATTTGCAGGCGGCCTGCCAGCGGAATCGGCACGAGCGGGAGAAGGAATGGCCCAAGGCGCAGCGGATCATCACCGAGGAGACGCAGCGGTTGTTGGTCAATTTGAATCATCGGGCGACCGGCCCGGTGATCAAACGCCTGCGCGAGCACGCGCAACAGATCAAGCACGACGAGTTGGAGCGATTGTTACCCAAATTGCGTGCGTTGGGCGGTGAACCGGCGATGCAGAAAGAGATTGAAAAATCGCTCGACCGTTTGATCAACAAGCTGCTGCATCCACCGCTTTCGTCGCTGAAAGAGGATGCGGCCGAGGGACATCAAAAGGGATTGGTCAAGGCGCTCCGAGAGTTGTTCCGGCTGGGTGATTGA